A window of Nocardiopsis sp. Huas11 genomic DNA:
GTTCGGCCACCTCCTGCGGTTTACGCGGTAAACGTACGGTGGGGAATTGCGCGATGTCAATACGTGATGCCCGTACGCCCCCCGCGAACCGCACCGCACCCGGCCCACCCCTATTCCCTCTGCGGACGACTGGGGCGACTAGGGGTTACCCGCGGACTTCGCCGTCTATACGGTCGTGGGGAACTGACTGGTTCCGGACTCGCTCCCGCCCCCGGGAAAGGCCCCACATGACCAGAATCCTCTTCACGACAATGCCCATCACCGGACACGTGCGCCCTGCTCTTCCGGTCGCCCGTGCGCTGGTGCATGCCGGACACGAGGTCGTCTGGTACAGCGGCCCGATGTTCGAGACGCCCATCACCCGCACCGGAGCCCGATTCGTCCGCAGCTCGGTGGAGTTCGATTCCATCGACGAGAACGGCGACGTCCTCCAGAGCATGGGCGACACCGAACCAGGGCTGTCCGGATTCAAACAGATCCTCAAGGACCTGTTCATCGATCCGATTCCCGCCTACGCCGCCGAGATCGGCCCGCTCATCGACGCCACGGACCCCGACGTCGTCGTCGCGGACCACAGTTTCCTCGCCGCGCCCATGCTCGCCCGCTTGCGCGGGGTGCCCGCGGTCATGTTCGCGATCAGCCCCCTGCACGTGTCCAGCGTGGACACCGCGCCCTTCGGTACCGGGCTGATGCCGTCCGCGACCCCGCTCGGCCGGGTGCGCAACCGGGCCCTGCAGTGGGTGATGAGCTCCCTGGTCTTCCGCGACACCCAACGGGCCCTGGAGCGGGCCACCGACGCCGTGGGGTTCCCCCGGCCCGAGGGCTTCTTCATGGACTGGGGGCTGCAGCTGGCCGACCGCTACCTGACCGCGAACATCCCTGAGTTCGAGTACCCCCGCAGCGACCTGCCCGCCGCCGTGGAGTTCGTCGGCCCCATGCTCCCCGACGGCGTGGACGACTGGACCCCACCCGAGTGGTGGTCGGACCTGGAGCGGGCGCGCGCACGGGGACGCCCGGTCGTCCTCGTCACCCAGGGCACCGTCGGCAGCGATCCGGCCAACCTGATCCTGCCCGCGATCTCGGCCCTGGCCGACGAGGACGTCCTGGTCGTCGTGACGTCCCACCCCCTGGATCCCGACGACCTCCTCTCCACCGGCCGGCGTCCGGCGAACCTGCGGATCGAGCGCTTCGTCCCCTTCACCGAACTGCTGCCGCTGACCGACCTCATGATCACCAACGGCGGGTACGGCGGCGTCCAGACCGCGCTGGCCTTCGGTGTCCCCCTCCTGGTCGCCGGACGCAGCGAGGACAAGATGGAGGTCAACGCCCGGGTGGCCTGGTCCGGCGCCGGGCTGTCGCTCGGTACCGGTTCCCCCAACCCCCGCAGGATCCGCGGGGGCGCGCTCAAGGTCCTCGGCGACCCGCGCTACCGCTCCCGGGCCACGGAGCTCCGGACCGCCTACGCCCGCTACTCCGGCGCCGAGCGCGCGGCGGAGATCATCGCCGCGACCGCCAGGACCGGCGACGCCCCGACCGCGCGCCCCGCCCGGTGAGGGCACCCACCAGCCGCACGACCCCGACCCAGGGACGGTAGGACACCATGACGACCGACATCGGACTCCCGCAGATGCGGTTCCGCCGCGACAACGTGATCGACACGGCCCCCGAGTACGACGTCCTGCGTGCGAACGCGCCGCTGACCCGCGTCCGCACGCCCGCCGGCGACCCGGCCTGGCTGACCACCGGGTACCACGTGACCAAGCAGCTGCTCGCCGAGACACGCCTGGGCCGTTCCCACCCCGACCCCGAGAACGCCCCCCGGATCTCGGACTCGATGCGCTTCGGTGGACCGCAGGGCGACCACGCGACCGAGGCCGATCTGCACAAGCTGCACCGCCGTCTGCTCGCCCCCGCGTTCTCACCGCGGCGGATGAACCTGATCGCGGACCACATCAGCGACCTCACCGACCAGGCGCTCAACGATCTCGCCGACCTGGAACCCCCTGTCGACCTGCACGACCGCCTGTCCTTTCCGCTGCCGATCCGCGTGGTCTGCGAACTGCTCGGCGTTCCTCTGGCGGACCGCGACCGCATCCGCGACTGGTCGTGGGAGTTCGCGAGCCTGTCCGACCACGACGGCGCGATGGCGGCCGGCCGGGAGATGTTCGCGTACATGGCCGAGCTCGTCGCCCGCAAGCGCGTCGAGCCGGCCGACGACCTGATGTCGGACCTGGTGGCCGCGTCCGCGGAGCACGACCTGCTCACCGACATGGAGCTGGCCGACATGGGCATGAACCTGCTGTTCGGCGGGCACGAGACCACGGTCGCGCGGATCGACTACGGGACCCTCCTGCTGCTCACCCACCCCGACCAGCTCAAGGCGCTGCGCGACGACCCCGCCCTGGTCGAGCCCGCGGTCGAGGAGATCATGCGGTTCAGCGTCCCCGTCGACGACACCTTCCCCCGGTACGCCCACGCCGACATCGAGGTCGGCGACGTCACCATCCGCGCGGGCGAGGCGGTGCTGCTGCCGCCGAGCGTGGCCAACCGGGACCCTGAGGTCTTCCCCGACCCCCACCGGTTCGACATTCGGCGCCGGTCGGCCCAGCCGCACCTGGGCTTCGGACACGGACCGCACTACTGCGTGGGCTCCGGTCTGGCCAGGCTGGAGCTCAAGGCCGTGTTCGGGCGGCTCTTCCAGCGCTTCGCCGGCCTGGAGCTGGCGGTGCCCGCGGCCGAGCTCGAACTCAACGAGGACCGGTTCACCGGCGGTCTGCGGCGGCTCCCGGTCACCTGGTGAGCGTCCGGCCGGGAGCTCGCGGACGCGGGCTCCCGGCCGGGTGCGCTCAGACCTCCGCGGCGGGCCCCACGGTCTGCGGGGCGAACCGCCGCAGACCCACCGGCAGGTCCGCCCGGCGCCTGACGTTGAGCTTGCGGTACACCCGCGTCAGGTGCTGCTCCACGGTGCTCACCGTGATGAAGAGCTTCGCCTCGATCTCCTTGTTCGTGTAGCCCAGAGCGGCCAGCGCGGCCACCCTGCGCTCGGCCCTGGTCAGGCCACGCGCCCCTGGCTCCTCCTCCGTCGGCGATGACGGCGCGGACGACCCGCCGTCGACGTCGGCGGCCTCGTCCGTCGCACCCGACAGGCCTCGAACCAACTGCTCCAACCTGCGGTGGGCGGCGCGCGCGGCCTCCGACTCTCCCGCGGACTCCAGGGCGCGGCTCAGGCTCCGCAACGCGCGGGACGACTCGAAGACGTCCCCGGCCTGGTCCAGCATCGCGACCGACTCCCGCAGCGTCCGCACGGCGGCCGCGGGGTCCGCGTCGCTGATGCCGACGGCGCGCAGCGCCATGCCTCGCATGCGCGTACCGCCCGGGCCGAGGTTTCCCAGCTGCTCCTCGGCCAGTCGGCGCGCGGCGGCCGTCCTGCCCAGCAGGACGTTGGCCTCGGTGGCGCCCACCCGCCACGGCACGGCCGTGGGCAGGTCCATGCCCCATTGGTGCAACCGGTCGCCACAGGCCTCGAACTCGTGGAGAGCCGAGTAGACCTGGCCGGTCTCCAGGTAGTGCAGACCCCGTTCGTAGATGAAGAGCATCCCGAACAGGGTCTGGTACATCGAGTCCGGTACGGGCATGCGCAGCTGGGTGACGGCGGCCTGGTGCCTCCCCAGCTTGGTCAGCGCGGCCAGCCGCGCCGACAGGGGCAGGCCGATGGCGGTGCCCCACCCGCGCGGGGTCAGCATGTCGGTGGCGCGGCGGGCGAGCTCGTCCGCGCGCGTCAGTTCGCCCTGCCTCAACAGGACGTGCGCGTGCACCGCGGTGAGCACCGCCTCCCAGACCCGCGCCCCGGTGCCGGCCGTCTTGGACAGCAGGGCCTCGCTCCAGTACCCGGCCCGGTCGTGGTGGTCGGTGAAGAGCATGGCCGTCAGGGCGGACGCCTGGAGGTCGAAGGTCTGCTCCGTCAGGGAGTAGCCGCTCAGGAGCTCTTCGGCCGCGGTGGCCACCTCCTCGCGCGGTCCGCCCGAGCGCAGCAGCCCCAGCATCGTCAGTGCCTTGGACCAGGGTGTGTCGGCGGGGCGCCCCGGCCCGGCCGGTTCGAGTCCGGCGACTCCCTCGGCGGCCGGCGGGCACAGGAAGGCGAGCCAGTGCATGGCCAGCCCGAAGGTGTCGTTGCGGGTCAGGTCCTGCGGGCCCGACTCCGACAGCACCCGCATGGTCTCCTTGAGGTCGTCCAAGTGGCCGTACCAGAGCAGCACCTTGGCCAGCGGCAGCGCGTCCTCGCGGGAGAGCCAGCCGTCGGCGCGCGCCTGGCGCAGCAGCTCCACGTAACGTGTCACGCCGTTGGGTTTGTCGGGCCACTCCGCCTGGAGCAGGAGGCTGGTGACCTCGACCCGGCCCCGGAGGTCGCCGACACTGCGCACCGCGAGGGAGAGACGCTGCTTGGCGAGGTCGACGTCCTCGTGCGCCATCGCCTCCTGGGCCGTGTGCCGCAGGACGTCGGACGCCCAGGGCCGGTCCG
This region includes:
- a CDS encoding glycosyltransferase; the encoded protein is MTRILFTTMPITGHVRPALPVARALVHAGHEVVWYSGPMFETPITRTGARFVRSSVEFDSIDENGDVLQSMGDTEPGLSGFKQILKDLFIDPIPAYAAEIGPLIDATDPDVVVADHSFLAAPMLARLRGVPAVMFAISPLHVSSVDTAPFGTGLMPSATPLGRVRNRALQWVMSSLVFRDTQRALERATDAVGFPRPEGFFMDWGLQLADRYLTANIPEFEYPRSDLPAAVEFVGPMLPDGVDDWTPPEWWSDLERARARGRPVVLVTQGTVGSDPANLILPAISALADEDVLVVVTSHPLDPDDLLSTGRRPANLRIERFVPFTELLPLTDLMITNGGYGGVQTALAFGVPLLVAGRSEDKMEVNARVAWSGAGLSLGTGSPNPRRIRGGALKVLGDPRYRSRATELRTAYARYSGAERAAEIIAATARTGDAPTARPAR
- a CDS encoding cytochrome P450 translates to MTTDIGLPQMRFRRDNVIDTAPEYDVLRANAPLTRVRTPAGDPAWLTTGYHVTKQLLAETRLGRSHPDPENAPRISDSMRFGGPQGDHATEADLHKLHRRLLAPAFSPRRMNLIADHISDLTDQALNDLADLEPPVDLHDRLSFPLPIRVVCELLGVPLADRDRIRDWSWEFASLSDHDGAMAAGREMFAYMAELVARKRVEPADDLMSDLVAASAEHDLLTDMELADMGMNLLFGGHETTVARIDYGTLLLLTHPDQLKALRDDPALVEPAVEEIMRFSVPVDDTFPRYAHADIEVGDVTIRAGEAVLLPPSVANRDPEVFPDPHRFDIRRRSAQPHLGFGHGPHYCVGSGLARLELKAVFGRLFQRFAGLELAVPAAELELNEDRFTGGLRRLPVTW
- a CDS encoding LuxR family transcriptional regulator, with translation MEREEQRAVLDGALAAGARGSGQLVVICGPMASGKTALLHDFLGRAAGRGVALATATAAHGERGLDMGVIRQIAGNLVLAEPCHDTSTLVEAAAWSEAPRSDGHLVEDLCTFLTQLAARQPVVVAVDDVHAADASSLRGLLYLQRRLRFANVVMVLTEQNGLLPPEYEAFRAQITRWPNTSHARLALLSPNAVAELLERRFDRRAADLLATGYHELSGGNPLLLHGLLEDFAATRGEREDTALTRPEPIGLEFQRAVRTLLHRWGRPQLAVAQGTAVLGEAATPALLGSLLGLTEDTANQAIGDLESTGLLHAGRFRHPLARTAALGSLSGAERARLHLGAADLLYTHDTATSQVADQLVAADRHGIVPDRPWASDVLRHTAQEAMAHEDVDLAKQRLSLAVRSVGDLRGRVEVTSLLLQAEWPDKPNGVTRYVELLRQARADGWLSREDALPLAKVLLWYGHLDDLKETMRVLSESGPQDLTRNDTFGLAMHWLAFLCPPAAEGVAGLEPAGPGRPADTPWSKALTMLGLLRSGGPREEVATAAEELLSGYSLTEQTFDLQASALTAMLFTDHHDRAGYWSEALLSKTAGTGARVWEAVLTAVHAHVLLRQGELTRADELARRATDMLTPRGWGTAIGLPLSARLAALTKLGRHQAAVTQLRMPVPDSMYQTLFGMLFIYERGLHYLETGQVYSALHEFEACGDRLHQWGMDLPTAVPWRVGATEANVLLGRTAAARRLAEEQLGNLGPGGTRMRGMALRAVGISDADPAAAVRTLRESVAMLDQAGDVFESSRALRSLSRALESAGESEAARAAHRRLEQLVRGLSGATDEAADVDGGSSAPSSPTEEEPGARGLTRAERRVAALAALGYTNKEIEAKLFITVSTVEQHLTRVYRKLNVRRRADLPVGLRRFAPQTVGPAAEV